The Etheostoma spectabile isolate EspeVRDwgs_2016 chromosome 4, UIUC_Espe_1.0, whole genome shotgun sequence sequence ttaaaaaaggctcTTAAAAGATATCTTGATTTTTTTATACGTGGAATTTATGAAATGCACCCattaaaatgacaatatttacaataaaagagaaagagttattacataaaatatagTTATgtcttcaccccccccccccccccccccaatatccAAAGACAAGGTAAACTGTCCATCAATACCACCAGATGGTGCTGACGTAATGTATTTGAGAGGTGCTTCACAGCAAGCTTTTTCCCTACATTTTGTCCATAACATCTGGCTAAATTCAATTAgtatttgtttgtggtcttaCATTACCTGTTTGTTGAGGTAGATGTAGATGATAGGATTGTATACAGTGCTGCTCTTGGCCAAGTAAACAGGCACTGTGCCTACCAGCGGGTGAATCTCCACATCGGGCTTGAAGACCACCAGCATGGCCAGGCTGGCATAAGGCAACCAACTGATCAGGAATGTCAGGACCATCAGAACCACCATGGCCGCCACCTTCAGCTCTCCTTTAGCTACTGCACCACCTTCTAGACAGGCCATCTTTGATACCTGTAACACAGAAtattgtttaaaggtcccatgacatgaaaatgtcactttatgaggttttaaaaacagttccccagcctgcctagtGGCTATAAAtagcgataggtgtaaaccaattCCTGGttattctgctctgcctttgagaaaatgaaagctcagatggaccaatctggaatcttgctccttatgaggtcataaggggcaagatgacctcctctttctctgctttgcccacccagagaatttggcccacccatgatagagagagacatcatggctttcaaacgagcaaattggcagttggtcaaggccacgccTCCAGCCCCAGCCTCCACCATGACCTTATACTGTCTTGAAACAATCTCTGCAGGCTGTGGACGAAGGTCTGGTAATACGAGACTACTATACACCCTATGATTACACCCTGCAGCAAAAATTGCCCATGTGTTtgatatattaataatatgtataacaatattataaataaaggtttaaatGAAACATAACACTGGTCAGTGCAGTGCTTCCCAACCTAGAGTTCTGCCCCCTTCCAAAGGGTCACAAGATAGATAAAAGGGTTTGGGGGGGAGATATGGCAGGTCAACAAGAGGCATACATTTTTTGAGATCCCATTTGAGGGGCATCCCCCCTCAAATCACCTTCTAAGTGTGGAAATatggaaaatattttaataatgtacctctacaaaatctacaaaaacattcacagtaCTTAGCCAGCCAAATGTATAAATGCTCACCTTGTGTAGTGTCCACATCAGCATTCCATAGGATGACAAGATAATGGCAAAGGGAACTGCAAAGCACACCGCAAAGTAAGCCAGGATGTAGGAGAAATTGTTAGGGTCTCGGTTGTGCCAGTCTGGTGCACAGGACGTCCCAACGCCCTCCAGCTCATACCTGCCCCAGCCAAACAGGGGAGGCAAGTTCCAAGTGAGGGACCACAGCCAGGATAAGGCAATACCTCCAACAGCATGCTTTTTTTGGAAAGTCATATACCCCAATGGCttacaaacaacaaacatcCTCTCCACTGCAATCAGAGCAACTGTGCACAGAGACGTAATGCCTGCGGACAAGTGAGCCAAAGCAAAGTCAGGGGTGACACAAGCAGTGAAGGGCCTGCTTGTTATTAAAATTGAGAAGAAATATTGTTAAAAAGGTGTAAACGTAGGGATGAAAGTGCCATCCTTGTGTGTTGAACTAAATGTTTGTTGAACCAAAATGTGGTTTTACATAAGAGAGGCTGTATGTTGCACTATAATTCTGAAACAATATAAGCAATCTTTACCGTGCTTCTCTTTTTACTCACCAAACAAGGACACTGCAAAGCCCTCCATCACACATCCTGTTCTTCCCAGGGAGAAGTACCCCTGGGCGTTGTTGACCACAGACAGCACCCCTCCAGTCATGGCTGTGCCCAGGTCAGCCACAGCCATGTTCACCAAAGCGAAGTTGAGCGGCTGCCTCAGCTGCTGTGCATGAGAGATACAATGATCACCGTAGCGTTGAGTACGATGGCCGGACCGGTGAAAATAGCCATAAGGATGGAGAGAATGATGAATCCAGTGCGTGACAGAGCAGGTTCCCCATTCGGGCCCACATAGGATGaagcattttggaaaaaaacagatggCTGCATGGATGCAACGCTAAATTAGTGGTCAGGTAGTTTCTTGTTCTTGTTTCTCTTGTGCTACTGGATGTTAAACATCTTGCTGCTTAAGTGTGGTAGCTGAGATTAGATGCCAACAGCCTGAGCATAAATCCTCCAGATCTGGGCTTAACAAAGAGTAATTCCTCTAAATGATGATCCTTGATCCCTCACCTTGTTCACCTCATCTAGCTTGATTGTAAAGGCACTTAATGCTCTTAAGTCTAAGCAATTTTTTTGTATAATGCTTGTCTAACCTAAACCCAGTTATGCACAATCAATAGacgtgttgttgttgtttttttcagaacaaCCAGGCAATCAGGATATGTATGCTGCAGCGATGTCACATTAATGTGTCAATTTTTACATGACTATatagacaaaagaaaaaactgaatgGAAATTGAGTCTGACAGAAATgtactaaaaacacacagagaacaataaTAAACAAGACTTTTGGCTTTTGGAAATTGTCCACCCAAGTCTTGGCAATCAGAGGGAACAAACATAAACACTGTAACtaacacaaatataaaactGTATCTATGTATTTTTACTAGAAATCTCCATACTTTCTTATTAAAAAAGCTGGTTGTGTCACATACAATACGTCTCCTACAATTCTATCCAAATGCACAAATGAGAATCTATGCATTATTAATTACATGTACGttgttatattaatattttggcTCATTTTTTGATGTTTGGAAGATGCAGCAGCAAAATAACACAGATAGGAAAGTGGCAGCATCTCCACCATTGCAATTGCTGCTGCCATCAAatgccaaagaagaagaaaatagtCTGAAAGACagtctctgattggtcaacacTTCCAGCCCATTGAATTCAGGAAATAAAGATTGACTAGCTATTTGACTAGCTAGCTATTTTATGTGATCTCAGAAGTGGCCCAAGCTCTCCCAtgcaaaaggccatttgactgaAAACAATAATGCAGTAAATCTTATAAGTGGcacttccgtcctaattatgcttttaaacaaaggtttgactcgggtacattcacaaaaagaccctaggttgcattttggcaagagttacgctttaacagTAAATCAAGCTTTTCATACAAAAAGATGACTAAATAATTGTTCAGTTGAGGATTTATTGTACTGGAATTAttgtaaaaagtcgccaaaaagaCACTGAAGTTCCAGGCTAGATTAATAAGCTCATAGAAGGGCTACGATCACATGGAATTGCCCAGATGTAAGCCTTCTTAAGAAACGGAACGATGCTAACTTAACACAATGCAGAGACATAGGAGATAACGTAAAGTGATTTATGGAATCATCATTATGgatttaatttacaaagacacTGTAGTTCCAGGCTGGATGAGAATTTCTAAAAAGGCCTGCGATCACATAGAAGACCTCGTAGAAAACAGTGCATTTCTCTTCttatattcaaaaaaagtaagTATCTAAATTACATTGTATTGATCTGGAGATATTACATATAGCATAAAACTATGTTTGTTGTCATGTGCAGTGGTGACTCAGGTTAACAGGATGACTCCACAGTGCTCTTCACCAGCATCA is a genomic window containing:
- the LOC116687620 gene encoding LOW QUALITY PROTEIN: parapinopsin-like (The sequence of the model RefSeq protein was modified relative to this genomic sequence to represent the inferred CDS: inserted 1 base in 1 codon), yielding MQPSVFFQNASSYVGPNGEPALSRTGFIILSILMAIFTGPAIVLNATVIIVSLMXQQLRQPLNFALVNMAVADLGTAMTGGVLSVVNNAQGYFSLGRTGCVMEGFAVSLFGITSLCTVALIAVERMFVVCKPLGYMTFQKKHAVGGIALSWLWSLTWNLPPLFGWGRYELEGVGTSCAPDWHNRDPNNFSYILAYFAVCFAVPFAIILSSYGMLMWTLHKVSKMACLEGGAVAKGELKVAAMVVLMVLTFLISWLPYASLAMLVVFKPDVEIHPLVGTVPVYLAKSSTVYNPIIYIYLNKQFRRYTVPFLLCGKEPLMDDDSEGSLTVEIPAGKVSPA